A window of Cucurbita pepo subsp. pepo cultivar mu-cu-16 chromosome LG06, ASM280686v2, whole genome shotgun sequence contains these coding sequences:
- the LOC111797064 gene encoding SWI/SNF complex subunit SWI3C-like isoform X2, whose translation MPASPSFPSGSRGKWRKKKRDSQIGRRNNFPNSNNNGSNKHEEEDEDEDLAAAENEEMERDNNDDSEDPQINLQSAPNSSLQEPELLSDDKVRVSEFPQVVKRVVTRPHSSVLAVVAMERANQFGESKGLPGNSLILENVSYGQLQALSAMPADSPALLDQERVEAGNAAYVITPPPIMEGRGVVKRFGSRVHVVPMHSDWFSPATVHRLERQVVPHFFSGKFPDRTPEKYMEIRNFVVAKYMENPEKRVTVSDFQGLIDGVSNEDLTRIVRFLDHWGIINYCAPAPSCEPWNSSSYLREDMNGEIHVPSAALKPIDSLIKFDKPKCRLKANEVYSILPCHDDHDDLCDLDNKIRERLAENYCSSCSRPVPIAYYQSQKEVDVLLCSDCFYEGKYVAGHASIDFLRVDMTKDYDELDSENWTDQETLLLLEAIELYNDNWNEITEHVGSKSKAQCIIHFLRLSVEDGLLENVDVPGVSLSSNSSHGEDNQKSHSNMNGNVAGSSSQDNKEMRDRLPFANSQNPVMALVAFLASAVGPRVAASCAHASLAALSEDSVASSGSIFQREGSVNANRDSGSYGQLPNSVEQKDENKAEPEVTQLSSERVKVAAKAGLAAAATKAKLFADHEEREIQRLSANIINHQLRRLELKLKQFAEVETFLMKECEQVERTRQRLVAERARMLGIQFGTAAGVSSPASLPGIIPSMVNNNNTNSRQNMISPPASQPSVSGYNNNQPLHPHMSYMPRQSMFGLGQRLPLSIQQQQQQQQQPATTSSNAMFNGPTNAQPSLSHPMMRPVTGSSSGLG comes from the exons ATGCCAGCTTCTCCTTCATTCCCATCTG GGTCTCGTGGAAAATggcggaagaagaagagggattCGCAAATTGGCCGCAGAAACAACTTCCCTAATAGTAATAACAACGGCAGCAACAAGCAcgaggaggaagatgaagatgaagaccTTGCCGCGgctgaaaatgaagaaatggaaCGCGATAACAACGATGATTCTGAGGATCCTCAGATTAACCTTCAATCCGCGCCCAATTCGAGCCTACAGGAGCCTGAACTCCTGTCGGATGATAAAGTGCGAGTCTCCGAGTTTCCTCAGGTCGTTAAGCGGGTTGTCACTCGGCCTCACTCTTCTGTGTTGGCCGTTGTGGCAATGGAGAGGGCAAATCAGTTCGGAGAAAGTAAGGGGCTGCCTGGAAATTCATTGATTTTGGAGAATGTGTCTTATGGGCAGCTCCAAGCCCTGTCTGCTATGCCTGCGGATAGTCCGGCGTTGCTGGATCAGGAGAGGGTGGAGGCTGGCAACGCCGCCTATGTAATAACGCCTCCACCGATTATGGAGGGGCGTGGCGTGGTTAAGAGGTTTGGGAGTAGGGTACATGTTGTCCCTATGCACTCAG ATTGGTTTTCACCTGCCACGGTGCATCGACTTGAGAGACAAGTTGTTCCACATTTTTTCTCTGGAAAATTTCCTGACCGCACTCCCGAGAAGTATATGGAAATTCGAAATTTTGTTGTTGCGAAATACATGGAGAATCCTGAGAAAAGGGTCACAGTTTCAGACTTCCAAGGATTGATTGATGGTGTCAGTAATGAAGATTTAACTCGAATTGTTCGATTTCTTGATCATTGGggtattattaattattgtgCTCCTGCACCTAGCTGTGAACCATGGAATAGTAGTTCATACTTGAGAGAAGATATGAACGGTGAGATTCATGTGCCATCAGCTGCTTTGAAGCCTATCGATAGCTTGATCAAATTTGACAAACCAAAATGTAGGCTCAAGGCAAATGAGGTCTATTCGATTCTTCCGTGCCATGATGATCATGATGATTTGTGTGATTTGGATAACAAAATTCGTGAGCGTCTAGCTGAAAATTATTGTAGCTCTTGTTCTCGGCCTGTTCCCATTGCATACTACCAATCACAGAAGGAG GTTGATGTTTTACTTTGCTCCGACTGCTTCTATGAAGGCAAATATGTTGCTGGTCATGCAAGTATTGATTTTCTGAGGGTAGACATGACGAAAGATTATGATGAACTAGATAGTGAAAATTGGACTGATCAAGAAACTCTATTGCTTTTAGAGGCAATAGAATTGTATAATGATAACTGGAACGAAATTACAGAACATGTTGGGTCCAAGTCTAAAGCTCAATGCATTATACATTTTCTTCGCCTATCAGTGGAGGATGGCCTTCTAGAAAACGTTGACGTGCCTGGTGTTTCTCTCTCGTCCAATTCTTCACATGGAGAAGATAATCAGAAGTCGCATTCAAATATGAACGGAAATGTAGCag gTTCTTCCTCTCAAGATAATAAAGAGATGCGTGATAGGCTCCCGTTTGCTAATTCTCAGAACCCAGTCATGGCGTTG GTTGCTTTTCTCGCATCTGCTGTTGGACCAAGAGTTGCTGCATCATGTGCTCATGCATCCTTAGCTGCTTTATCTGAGGACAGTGTAGCTTCTTCCGGGAGCATCTTTCAAAGGGAGGGTTCTGTAAACGCCAATAG AGACAGTGGCTCTTATGGACAACTTCCAAATTCAGTTGAGCAAAAAG ATGAGAACAAGGCAGAGCCTGAGGTAACACAATTATCTTCTGAACGAGTTAAAGTTGCAGCAAAAGCAGGCCTTGCTGCCGCTGCAACGAAGGCGAAATTGTTTGCTGATCATGAAGAACGAGAAATCCAACGTTTGTCTGCCAATATTATAAATCACCAG TTAAGAAGACTGGAGCTGAAGCTGAAGCAGTTTGCAGAAGTAGAAACCTTCTTAATGAAGGAATGCGAACAAGTTGAGAGGACAAGGCAGCGGCTTGTTGCAGAGCGAGCAAGAATGTTAGGTATCCAATTCGGAACTGCTGCTGGAGTTTCGTCACCTGCAAGTTTACCGGGCATTATCCCTTCCATGGTCAACAACAATAACACAAACAGTAGGCAGAATATGATCTCACCTCCAGCTTCACAGCCGAGCGTTTCGGGGTATAACAACAACCAACCACTTCACCCCCACATGTCGTACATGCCCCGACAGTCGATGTTCGGTTTAGGGCAAAGGCTACCCTTATCAattcagcagcagcagcagcagcagcagcagcccgCCACGACTTCTTCTAATGCCATGTTCAATGGTCCAACCAATGCACAGCCTTCTCTCAGTCACCCAATGATGAGGCCAGTTACTGGATCCAGCTCTGGATTAGGGTGA
- the LOC111797064 gene encoding SWI/SNF complex subunit SWI3C-like isoform X1 codes for MPASPSFPSGSRGKWRKKKRDSQIGRRNNFPNSNNNGSNKHEEEDEDEDLAAAENEEMERDNNDDSEDPQINLQSAPNSSLQEPELLSDDKVRVSEFPQVVKRVVTRPHSSVLAVVAMERANQFGESKGLPGNSLILENVSYGQLQALSAMPADSPALLDQERVEAGNAAYVITPPPIMEGRGVVKRFGSRVHVVPMHSDWFSPATVHRLERQVVPHFFSGKFPDRTPEKYMEIRNFVVAKYMENPEKRVTVSDFQGLIDGVSNEDLTRIVRFLDHWGIINYCAPAPSCEPWNSSSYLREDMNGEIHVPSAALKPIDSLIKFDKPKCRLKANEVYSILPCHDDHDDLCDLDNKIRERLAENYCSSCSRPVPIAYYQSQKEVDVLLCSDCFYEGKYVAGHASIDFLRVDMTKDYDELDSENWTDQETLLLLEAIELYNDNWNEITEHVGSKSKAQCIIHFLRLSVEDGLLENVDVPGVSLSSNSSHGEDNQKSHSNMNGNVAGSSSQDNKEMRDRLPFANSQNPVMALVAFLASAVGPRVAASCAHASLAALSEDSVASSGSIFQREGSVNANRTNVDIAHGRDSGSYGQLPNSVEQKDENKAEPEVTQLSSERVKVAAKAGLAAAATKAKLFADHEEREIQRLSANIINHQLRRLELKLKQFAEVETFLMKECEQVERTRQRLVAERARMLGIQFGTAAGVSSPASLPGIIPSMVNNNNTNSRQNMISPPASQPSVSGYNNNQPLHPHMSYMPRQSMFGLGQRLPLSIQQQQQQQQQPATTSSNAMFNGPTNAQPSLSHPMMRPVTGSSSGLG; via the exons ATGCCAGCTTCTCCTTCATTCCCATCTG GGTCTCGTGGAAAATggcggaagaagaagagggattCGCAAATTGGCCGCAGAAACAACTTCCCTAATAGTAATAACAACGGCAGCAACAAGCAcgaggaggaagatgaagatgaagaccTTGCCGCGgctgaaaatgaagaaatggaaCGCGATAACAACGATGATTCTGAGGATCCTCAGATTAACCTTCAATCCGCGCCCAATTCGAGCCTACAGGAGCCTGAACTCCTGTCGGATGATAAAGTGCGAGTCTCCGAGTTTCCTCAGGTCGTTAAGCGGGTTGTCACTCGGCCTCACTCTTCTGTGTTGGCCGTTGTGGCAATGGAGAGGGCAAATCAGTTCGGAGAAAGTAAGGGGCTGCCTGGAAATTCATTGATTTTGGAGAATGTGTCTTATGGGCAGCTCCAAGCCCTGTCTGCTATGCCTGCGGATAGTCCGGCGTTGCTGGATCAGGAGAGGGTGGAGGCTGGCAACGCCGCCTATGTAATAACGCCTCCACCGATTATGGAGGGGCGTGGCGTGGTTAAGAGGTTTGGGAGTAGGGTACATGTTGTCCCTATGCACTCAG ATTGGTTTTCACCTGCCACGGTGCATCGACTTGAGAGACAAGTTGTTCCACATTTTTTCTCTGGAAAATTTCCTGACCGCACTCCCGAGAAGTATATGGAAATTCGAAATTTTGTTGTTGCGAAATACATGGAGAATCCTGAGAAAAGGGTCACAGTTTCAGACTTCCAAGGATTGATTGATGGTGTCAGTAATGAAGATTTAACTCGAATTGTTCGATTTCTTGATCATTGGggtattattaattattgtgCTCCTGCACCTAGCTGTGAACCATGGAATAGTAGTTCATACTTGAGAGAAGATATGAACGGTGAGATTCATGTGCCATCAGCTGCTTTGAAGCCTATCGATAGCTTGATCAAATTTGACAAACCAAAATGTAGGCTCAAGGCAAATGAGGTCTATTCGATTCTTCCGTGCCATGATGATCATGATGATTTGTGTGATTTGGATAACAAAATTCGTGAGCGTCTAGCTGAAAATTATTGTAGCTCTTGTTCTCGGCCTGTTCCCATTGCATACTACCAATCACAGAAGGAG GTTGATGTTTTACTTTGCTCCGACTGCTTCTATGAAGGCAAATATGTTGCTGGTCATGCAAGTATTGATTTTCTGAGGGTAGACATGACGAAAGATTATGATGAACTAGATAGTGAAAATTGGACTGATCAAGAAACTCTATTGCTTTTAGAGGCAATAGAATTGTATAATGATAACTGGAACGAAATTACAGAACATGTTGGGTCCAAGTCTAAAGCTCAATGCATTATACATTTTCTTCGCCTATCAGTGGAGGATGGCCTTCTAGAAAACGTTGACGTGCCTGGTGTTTCTCTCTCGTCCAATTCTTCACATGGAGAAGATAATCAGAAGTCGCATTCAAATATGAACGGAAATGTAGCag gTTCTTCCTCTCAAGATAATAAAGAGATGCGTGATAGGCTCCCGTTTGCTAATTCTCAGAACCCAGTCATGGCGTTG GTTGCTTTTCTCGCATCTGCTGTTGGACCAAGAGTTGCTGCATCATGTGCTCATGCATCCTTAGCTGCTTTATCTGAGGACAGTGTAGCTTCTTCCGGGAGCATCTTTCAAAGGGAGGGTTCTGTAAACGCCAATAG GACGAACGTCGACATCGCACATGGCAGAGACAGTGGCTCTTATGGACAACTTCCAAATTCAGTTGAGCAAAAAG ATGAGAACAAGGCAGAGCCTGAGGTAACACAATTATCTTCTGAACGAGTTAAAGTTGCAGCAAAAGCAGGCCTTGCTGCCGCTGCAACGAAGGCGAAATTGTTTGCTGATCATGAAGAACGAGAAATCCAACGTTTGTCTGCCAATATTATAAATCACCAG TTAAGAAGACTGGAGCTGAAGCTGAAGCAGTTTGCAGAAGTAGAAACCTTCTTAATGAAGGAATGCGAACAAGTTGAGAGGACAAGGCAGCGGCTTGTTGCAGAGCGAGCAAGAATGTTAGGTATCCAATTCGGAACTGCTGCTGGAGTTTCGTCACCTGCAAGTTTACCGGGCATTATCCCTTCCATGGTCAACAACAATAACACAAACAGTAGGCAGAATATGATCTCACCTCCAGCTTCACAGCCGAGCGTTTCGGGGTATAACAACAACCAACCACTTCACCCCCACATGTCGTACATGCCCCGACAGTCGATGTTCGGTTTAGGGCAAAGGCTACCCTTATCAattcagcagcagcagcagcagcagcagcagcccgCCACGACTTCTTCTAATGCCATGTTCAATGGTCCAACCAATGCACAGCCTTCTCTCAGTCACCCAATGATGAGGCCAGTTACTGGATCCAGCTCTGGATTAGGGTGA
- the LOC111796509 gene encoding uncharacterized protein LOC111796509 isoform X1 — protein sequence MFSEIDYPIKLLRSLWRANLICKVASSLASGFFRPLAKHLDPHLIFSLEGPAVCGSTWDFIENFCIADLLKMGMILILSYFGILLLCLLHKIGVFGCIGRVRGGSAE from the exons ATGTTCTCCGAAATCGATTATCCGATCAAGCTTCTTCGATCGCTCTGGCGTGCAAATCTCATCT GTAAAGTAGCCAGCTCATTGGCCTCTGGTTTTTTTCGGCCATTGGCGAAGCATTTGGATCCTCACTTGATTTTCTCTCTGGAAGGACCTGCAG TTTGTGGATCAACATGGGATTTCATAGAGAATTTCTGCATTGCCGATTTGCTAAAGATGGGCATGATCTTGATTCTTTCATACTTCG GTATTTTACTCCTATGTTTATTACATAAAATTGGCGTCTTCGGCTGCATCGGTCGGGTTCGGGGGGGCTCTGCAGAATGA
- the LOC111796509 gene encoding uncharacterized protein LOC111796509 isoform X2 yields MFSEIDYPIKLLRSLWRANLICKVASSLASGFFRPLAKHLDPHLIFSLEGPAVCGSTWDFIENFCIADLLKMGMILILSYFGSQDQKKLLRKGIQIQFRFV; encoded by the exons ATGTTCTCCGAAATCGATTATCCGATCAAGCTTCTTCGATCGCTCTGGCGTGCAAATCTCATCT GTAAAGTAGCCAGCTCATTGGCCTCTGGTTTTTTTCGGCCATTGGCGAAGCATTTGGATCCTCACTTGATTTTCTCTCTGGAAGGACCTGCAG TTTGTGGATCAACATGGGATTTCATAGAGAATTTCTGCATTGCCGATTTGCTAAAGATGGGCATGATCTTGATTCTTTCATACTTCG GCTCACAAGATCAAAAGAAACTTCTTCGGAAAGGGATCCAAATCCAGTTTAGATTTGTTTAG
- the LOC111797707 gene encoding NAC domain-containing protein 2-like — protein sequence MAVDLQLPPGFRFHPTDDELVTHYLCRKCASQPITVPIIAEIDLYKYNPWDLPGKALHGEKEWYFFSPRDRKYPNGSRPNRSAGSGYWKATGADKPIGRPKTIGIKKALVFYAGKAPKGEKTNWIMHEYRLAHVDRSACKKNSLRLDDWVLCRIYNKKGVIEKQPPPPSPPPQQHHVSINRPEMNTIGYIENEDQEEKPEILNDGAVSGRIPSPSPSQAPPSSGVVNDFMYFEASDSIPRLHADSSCSEQVVSSEFTCEVQSQPRLKDEYSVFPYNYMDASMESAFCAQFPTLNQMSPLQDMFMYLQKPF from the exons aTGGCCGTTGATTTGCAGTTGCCGCCGGGGTTTAGGTTTCATCCAACGGACGACGAGCTTGTGACGCATTACTTGTGCCGTAAATGTGCGTCGCAGCCGATTACTGTGCCGATTATTGCTGAAATTGATCTTTATAAATACAACCCGTGGGACTTGCctg gAAAAGCTTTACACGGAGAGAAAGAGTGGTATTTCTTTTCACCGAGGGACCGGAAGTATCCGAACGGTTCAAGGCCGAACCGGTCGGCTGGGAGTGGATACTGGAAGGCGACCGGAGCTGATAAACCGATTGGCCGGCCGAAGACGATCGGGATTAAGAAGGCTTTGGTGTTTTACGCTGGGAAAGCTCCCAAGGGTGAGAAAACCAATTGGATCATGCACGAGTACCGGCTCGCTCACGTGGACCGGTCGGCTTGCAAGAAGAATAGTCTAAGG CTTGACGATTGGGTACTCTGCCGCATATACAACAAAAAAGGCGTGATCGAGAAgcagccgccgccgccgtcacCGCCGCCGCAGCAGCACCACGTTTCTATTAATCGGCCGGAAATGAACACAATCGGATATATAGAAAACGAGGATCAGGAGGAGAAGCCAGAAATTCTAAACGACGGAGCAGTTTCCGGCCGAATACCGTCGCCATCGCCGTCGCAGGCTCCGCCATCGTCCGGTGTAGTGAACGATTTTATGTATTTCGAAGCGTCCGATTCAATTCCTCGTCTTCACGCCGACTCGAGCTGTTCGGAACAAGTGGTGTCGTCGGAGTTCACGTGCGAGGTTCAGAGCCAACCGAGATTGAAAGACGAGTACTCTGTATTTCCGTACAATTACATGGACGCTTCGATGGAGAGTGCCTTCTGTGCTCAATTTCCGACATTAAATCAGATGTCGCCATTGCAGGATATGTTCATGTACCTTCAGAAGCCGTTTTGA